A single region of the Sorghum bicolor cultivar BTx623 chromosome 7, Sorghum_bicolor_NCBIv3, whole genome shotgun sequence genome encodes:
- the LOC8076261 gene encoding uncharacterized protein LOC8076261 isoform X4, which yields MAGGVEEEGDVAALREALRQEAQAVEKLRSELEEERQAAASGADEALAMIVRLQAEKAAERMEAEQFRRVAEERIQHDEDTLAFLKAVVFHQEMEISSLNRRLLAVHAPGDDPLSPAVDLPWLRKLAKSGGAASRRNASLPAVHLEELCSELDVDAGKKSTVGDRRPERTISDIGEVIGREKEWATRPNQAVAPTHRLHRSASYRLPRRAPSYSAQAQCGVRSAAGRASPEIIAEEDEKSCKSNAALEADVEQIKATVQSLQTELTKLRESTLSVGDAHSKILAEIHAMLDGGVAPPWRQRSFEAPSLELLKKKATTSREGGGSSRSSSSSKEQSYQPLAERELLMNHFIEAMMYIV from the exons ATGGCCGGAGGAGTTGAGGAAGAAGGCGATGTGGCGGCGCTGCGGGAGGCGCTGAGGCAGGAGGCACAGGCCGTGGAGAAGCTGCGGTCGGAGCTGGAGGAGGAGCGGCAGGCGGCGGCGTCAGGGGCCGACGAGGCGCTGGCCATGATCGTGCGCCTGCAGGCGGAGAAGGCGGCGGAGCGTATGGAGGCGGAGCAGTTCCGCCGGGTGGCGGAGGAGCGGATCCAGCACGACGAGGACACGCTGGCTTTCCTCAAGGCCGTCGTTTTCCACCAGGAGATGGAGATCAGCTCGCTCAACCGCCGGCTGCTCGCCGTCCACGCCCCCGGGGACGATCCCCTTTCGCCGGCCGTCGATCTCCCCTGGCTGCGGAAGCTGGCCAAGAGCGGCGGCGCGGCGTCCAGGAGGAACGCGTCCCTCCCGGCGGTACACCTGGAGGAGCTCTGCTCCGAGCTCGACGTCGACGCCGGCAAGAAGTCGACGGTCGGCGACCGGAGGCCGGAGAGGACGATCTCGGACATCGGCGAGGTGATCGGCAGGGAGAAGGAGTGGGCGACGAGACCCAATCAGGCGGTGGCGCCAACGCACAGGCTGCACCGATCAGCCTCCTACCGCCTCCCCCGGCGCGCGCCGAGCTACTCCGCGCAAGCGCAGTGCGGCGTGCGCTCAGCAGCAGGCCGGGCCTCGCCTGAGATCATCGCCGAGGAAGACGAGAAATCGTGCAAGAGCAACGCCGCGCTGGAAGCCGACGTCGAGCAGATCAAGGCCACCGTGCAGTCTCTGCAAACCGAGCTCACAAAGCTAAGAGAGTCCACCTTGTCCGTCGGGGACGCACACTCCAAGATACTAGCCGAGATCCACGCAATGCTCGACGGCGGCGTTGCGCCGCCGTGGCGGCAGAGGAGCTTCGAAGCACCAAGCCTTGAGCTGCTGAAGAAGAAGGCCACCACCAGCAGAGAAGGAGGAGGCAGCAGCAGGTCTTCGTCGTCTTCCAAGGAGCAGAGCTACCAGCCACTGGCTGAGCGTGAGCTGCTGATGAACCATTTCATTGAG GCGATGATGTACATAGTGTGA
- the LOC8076261 gene encoding uncharacterized protein LOC8076261 isoform X3, whose amino-acid sequence MAGGVEEEGDVAALREALRQEAQAVEKLRSELEEERQAAASGADEALAMIVRLQAEKAAERMEAEQFRRVAEERIQHDEDTLAFLKAVVFHQEMEISSLNRRLLAVHAPGDDPLSPAVDLPWLRKLAKSGGAASRRNASLPAVHLEELCSELDVDAGKKSTVGDRRPERTISDIGEVIGREKEWATRPNQAVAPTHRLHRSASYRLPRRAPSYSAQAQCGVRSAAGRASPEIIAEEDEKSCKSNAALEADVEQIKATVQSLQTELTKLRESTLSVGDAHSKILAEIHAMLDGGVAPPWRQRSFEAPSLELLKKKATTSREGGGSSRSSSSSKEQSYQPLAERELLMNHFIEMDFNCC is encoded by the exons ATGGCCGGAGGAGTTGAGGAAGAAGGCGATGTGGCGGCGCTGCGGGAGGCGCTGAGGCAGGAGGCACAGGCCGTGGAGAAGCTGCGGTCGGAGCTGGAGGAGGAGCGGCAGGCGGCGGCGTCAGGGGCCGACGAGGCGCTGGCCATGATCGTGCGCCTGCAGGCGGAGAAGGCGGCGGAGCGTATGGAGGCGGAGCAGTTCCGCCGGGTGGCGGAGGAGCGGATCCAGCACGACGAGGACACGCTGGCTTTCCTCAAGGCCGTCGTTTTCCACCAGGAGATGGAGATCAGCTCGCTCAACCGCCGGCTGCTCGCCGTCCACGCCCCCGGGGACGATCCCCTTTCGCCGGCCGTCGATCTCCCCTGGCTGCGGAAGCTGGCCAAGAGCGGCGGCGCGGCGTCCAGGAGGAACGCGTCCCTCCCGGCGGTACACCTGGAGGAGCTCTGCTCCGAGCTCGACGTCGACGCCGGCAAGAAGTCGACGGTCGGCGACCGGAGGCCGGAGAGGACGATCTCGGACATCGGCGAGGTGATCGGCAGGGAGAAGGAGTGGGCGACGAGACCCAATCAGGCGGTGGCGCCAACGCACAGGCTGCACCGATCAGCCTCCTACCGCCTCCCCCGGCGCGCGCCGAGCTACTCCGCGCAAGCGCAGTGCGGCGTGCGCTCAGCAGCAGGCCGGGCCTCGCCTGAGATCATCGCCGAGGAAGACGAGAAATCGTGCAAGAGCAACGCCGCGCTGGAAGCCGACGTCGAGCAGATCAAGGCCACCGTGCAGTCTCTGCAAACCGAGCTCACAAAGCTAAGAGAGTCCACCTTGTCCGTCGGGGACGCACACTCCAAGATACTAGCCGAGATCCACGCAATGCTCGACGGCGGCGTTGCGCCGCCGTGGCGGCAGAGGAGCTTCGAAGCACCAAGCCTTGAGCTGCTGAAGAAGAAGGCCACCACCAGCAGAGAAGGAGGAGGCAGCAGCAGGTCTTCGTCGTCTTCCAAGGAGCAGAGCTACCAGCCACTGGCTGAGCGTGAGCTGCTGATGAACCATTTCATTGAG ATGGATTTTAATTGTTGTTAG
- the LOC8076261 gene encoding uncharacterized protein LOC8076261 isoform X1 produces the protein MAGGVEEEGDVAALREALRQEAQAVEKLRSELEEERQAAASGADEALAMIVRLQAEKAAERMEAEQFRRVAEERIQHDEDTLAFLKAVVFHQEMEISSLNRRLLAVHAPGDDPLSPAVDLPWLRKLAKSGGAASRRNASLPAVHLEELCSELDVDAGKKSTVGDRRPERTISDIGEVIGREKEWATRPNQAVAPTHRLHRSASYRLPRRAPSYSAQAQCGVRSAAGRASPEIIAEEDEKSCKSNAALEADVEQIKATVQSLQTELTKLRESTLSVGDAHSKILAEIHAMLDGGVAPPWRQRSFEAPSLELLKKKATTSREGGGSSRSSSSSKEQSYQPLAERELLMNHFIEVRSLTFSASTIVRPLIKAAASMSLLRCLMILVLAVAIRKVLMNSECVSI, from the coding sequence ATGGCCGGAGGAGTTGAGGAAGAAGGCGATGTGGCGGCGCTGCGGGAGGCGCTGAGGCAGGAGGCACAGGCCGTGGAGAAGCTGCGGTCGGAGCTGGAGGAGGAGCGGCAGGCGGCGGCGTCAGGGGCCGACGAGGCGCTGGCCATGATCGTGCGCCTGCAGGCGGAGAAGGCGGCGGAGCGTATGGAGGCGGAGCAGTTCCGCCGGGTGGCGGAGGAGCGGATCCAGCACGACGAGGACACGCTGGCTTTCCTCAAGGCCGTCGTTTTCCACCAGGAGATGGAGATCAGCTCGCTCAACCGCCGGCTGCTCGCCGTCCACGCCCCCGGGGACGATCCCCTTTCGCCGGCCGTCGATCTCCCCTGGCTGCGGAAGCTGGCCAAGAGCGGCGGCGCGGCGTCCAGGAGGAACGCGTCCCTCCCGGCGGTACACCTGGAGGAGCTCTGCTCCGAGCTCGACGTCGACGCCGGCAAGAAGTCGACGGTCGGCGACCGGAGGCCGGAGAGGACGATCTCGGACATCGGCGAGGTGATCGGCAGGGAGAAGGAGTGGGCGACGAGACCCAATCAGGCGGTGGCGCCAACGCACAGGCTGCACCGATCAGCCTCCTACCGCCTCCCCCGGCGCGCGCCGAGCTACTCCGCGCAAGCGCAGTGCGGCGTGCGCTCAGCAGCAGGCCGGGCCTCGCCTGAGATCATCGCCGAGGAAGACGAGAAATCGTGCAAGAGCAACGCCGCGCTGGAAGCCGACGTCGAGCAGATCAAGGCCACCGTGCAGTCTCTGCAAACCGAGCTCACAAAGCTAAGAGAGTCCACCTTGTCCGTCGGGGACGCACACTCCAAGATACTAGCCGAGATCCACGCAATGCTCGACGGCGGCGTTGCGCCGCCGTGGCGGCAGAGGAGCTTCGAAGCACCAAGCCTTGAGCTGCTGAAGAAGAAGGCCACCACCAGCAGAGAAGGAGGAGGCAGCAGCAGGTCTTCGTCGTCTTCCAAGGAGCAGAGCTACCAGCCACTGGCTGAGCGTGAGCTGCTGATGAACCATTTCATTGAGGTACGTAGCCTCACCTTCTCTGCTAGCACTATTGTTAGACCCCTGATCAAGGCCGCTGCATCCATGTCACTGCTTAGGTGCCTGATGATTTTGGTCTTGGCCGTCGCGATTAGAAAAGTTCTGATGAACTCTGAATGTGTAAGCATTTAA
- the LOC8076261 gene encoding uncharacterized protein LOC8076261 isoform X2 produces the protein MAGGVEEEGDVAALREALRQEAQAVEKLRSELEEERQAAASGADEALAMIVRLQAEKAAERMEAEQFRRVAEERIQHDEDTLAFLKAVVFHQEMEISSLNRRLLAVHAPGDDPLSPAVDLPWLRKLAKSGGAASRRNASLPAVHLEELCSELDVDAGKKSTVGDRRPERTISDIGEVIGREKEWATRPNQAVAPTHRLHRSASYRLPRRAPSYSAQAQCGVRSAAGRASPEIIAEEDEKSCKSNAALEADVEQIKATVQSLQTELTKLRESTLSVGDAHSKILAEIHAMLDGGVAPPWRQRSFEAPSLELLKKKATTSREGGGSSRSSSSSKEQSYQPLAERELLMNHFIEVPDDFGLGRRD, from the exons ATGGCCGGAGGAGTTGAGGAAGAAGGCGATGTGGCGGCGCTGCGGGAGGCGCTGAGGCAGGAGGCACAGGCCGTGGAGAAGCTGCGGTCGGAGCTGGAGGAGGAGCGGCAGGCGGCGGCGTCAGGGGCCGACGAGGCGCTGGCCATGATCGTGCGCCTGCAGGCGGAGAAGGCGGCGGAGCGTATGGAGGCGGAGCAGTTCCGCCGGGTGGCGGAGGAGCGGATCCAGCACGACGAGGACACGCTGGCTTTCCTCAAGGCCGTCGTTTTCCACCAGGAGATGGAGATCAGCTCGCTCAACCGCCGGCTGCTCGCCGTCCACGCCCCCGGGGACGATCCCCTTTCGCCGGCCGTCGATCTCCCCTGGCTGCGGAAGCTGGCCAAGAGCGGCGGCGCGGCGTCCAGGAGGAACGCGTCCCTCCCGGCGGTACACCTGGAGGAGCTCTGCTCCGAGCTCGACGTCGACGCCGGCAAGAAGTCGACGGTCGGCGACCGGAGGCCGGAGAGGACGATCTCGGACATCGGCGAGGTGATCGGCAGGGAGAAGGAGTGGGCGACGAGACCCAATCAGGCGGTGGCGCCAACGCACAGGCTGCACCGATCAGCCTCCTACCGCCTCCCCCGGCGCGCGCCGAGCTACTCCGCGCAAGCGCAGTGCGGCGTGCGCTCAGCAGCAGGCCGGGCCTCGCCTGAGATCATCGCCGAGGAAGACGAGAAATCGTGCAAGAGCAACGCCGCGCTGGAAGCCGACGTCGAGCAGATCAAGGCCACCGTGCAGTCTCTGCAAACCGAGCTCACAAAGCTAAGAGAGTCCACCTTGTCCGTCGGGGACGCACACTCCAAGATACTAGCCGAGATCCACGCAATGCTCGACGGCGGCGTTGCGCCGCCGTGGCGGCAGAGGAGCTTCGAAGCACCAAGCCTTGAGCTGCTGAAGAAGAAGGCCACCACCAGCAGAGAAGGAGGAGGCAGCAGCAGGTCTTCGTCGTCTTCCAAGGAGCAGAGCTACCAGCCACTGGCTGAGCGTGAGCTGCTGATGAACCATTTCATTGAG GTGCCTGATGATTTTGGTCTTGGCCGTCGCGATTAG